aatattgtattaatactacaaacaaatggcaaaaaaatgtttaatttttatcgataaaagtACATGATAAGGTACTTAGTAGGGACGTCAACATTATCCAGGGGGGGCAGCTGCCCCCCCTGCCCCTACCTGGGTACGCCCatggttagtgagccagtgtaactccgGACATAAGAGATTAAGAttttcccaagattggtggctaATTTACATCGTAAAggataatttatacatttcagGTCAATTCGTTATTCGCTtatctttttgtaataaaaaaagaaaatcactaGATGTTTTACTCCGGATCTTATAAGATCTTTGTTTATCTGATTTGAAGGTTAATCGTTAATACTTCTAGGaggcgttttatttatttatttaagcttatttaaatactttattgtacaccacaaattaaacagattagcCTTAGAGtaagaacacataaaaaataaataaatagatggtacaaccggcggtcttatcgctttaaagcgatttcttcccgacaaccgaggtgatatggagtagtagccaaCAGAGAAGTAAGTGGTAggtggtgtaaaatagactacatacatagatacaaataatataatacataaataaactactacatacatatagctaggtacataaatatatgtatacatacatatatacacaaagtcatacatacaaatatacagatatatacaaataacaaatggtatctagtcgccattcagtgtgagagtgtgaggtaataattagtaactttagttttaaataatgttagaGAGTTTGCAGATTTGATATTAAGCGGGAGGCATTCCACAATCGAGTAGCCTCAGCCGTGAAAGATCTTTTGGTTTTACGTGGGCTTTTAAAAGATCATTATCATCCTAATTACCATTTCGAAGTTGCTACCATCGGTAATTTCCATCATATGTAATATACAGGATATATTCCATATGAAGGAAATTAGGACAGATCTAAAATCAACAAGTACCGTCAGcgcgttatttttttaacatgcatctattttaagtaatacgtatactttatttcttattgttcttttaatatagatataggaTGATGATTTTTTGTACGACGTGTAGTACTAGGAATGAAAAAGGACCTAAAATTGATCCTAttggaaacatttttattgtattcagaacaatcgaatgctttaaaAAAACCAATATGAATTATAGGGTTTATCTCATGTATCAAAACCATGGTAAGAAATTCTGTTTCCCCATTAATTGACACTTAAAATTGCATAGATGATAAGAGCtaacaaaagttattaaattgaGAGTacatgttttgttaatttatttatcaatgatgTTACAAGTCAGATAAGCTGCAATTTAGTTGATCATTAGACGGTTGTTATTTGTTTGTTGACGGTTACAGTTTCGGACATTTCGTTATTAATACTTGAGTggtattttgcttttatatatagataattgttgtgttaagtattattttgtaataatttgtataaaaactaattaatgcACTACATAACccatttgtaaagtaaagtaaagtaacagcctgtaaatttcccactgctgagataaggcctcctctttccattaaggagagggtttggaacatattccatcacgctgttccaatgcgggttggtggaatgcacatgtggaagaatttcgacacaaatgaaattggacacatgcaggtttcctcacgatgttttcctttaccgccgagcacgagatgaattataaacacatatcaatcacatatatatatatatagcggtgcttgcctggctttgaacccacaatcatcggttaagatgcacgcgttctaaccactgggccatctcagcttccaTTCGTACGacacacaaattttattttgttagttctaagttttatttcatattgtaTGTGCGTACTTATATTGTATatcatgtatatacatacataatactaaATGATCTTTTAAGTAATAAACACATCCTGGTATTGTTGTGGTGATAGTttcaaattagtatttttttttttatcatttagaacttttatattgtagatattagtagaaaaatattattaaagtcgtTATTTAACTTCACTCTTCGtaacatgttttaaaattaatgtattattgatTGCATTGGATGTTTTAGAAATAGCTGAATTCCTTAGCTTCACTTTAGATACTAAACTGCAATGAGTGAACTCCGTATAAATAGATTAGCGCGTAGACTCAGCACTGCAACATTCGCACAAAAAAGACTTAATCAATACAGATATAAATCGCCATCTGTATTgtagtcattttaaaatgttaatttaatttagcatTCAACTGGGTTGAATTAAATGCGAACTTTTAAACACAAGACGTGAAAAAAGAATAATACGTTAATCAGTACTGTTAAATAAGTTTacaaattcttatttaatttcgtttttccttcaaataaaacaagtattgaaaaattgcaatatttattttcctttaataTAAACAACTTCAGCGTTTTTGGAATACAATATAGCAATGCCTATATTCTATcctataatatgtttatacaatACGTAAGTAAATGTTTGATCATAATAAGACcgtataaaaatgtaacaaggATGAAATCTTAACTATGATTGCATCGCTaatacgttaaaataaattaaatataggaaATGGCCACTGCCATATTATGTTTGGTTAACATAATTGCGGAGCTGCTCGTAATAATACATGTGATTTAATCGTAAAGGTGGAATGAAAATAGAGTTGCCAATAATGTATGAAGAAATATGACTTGCTATAAATTTgacactttaaaattattatatatttcttaaaacttaTTGTAAGTACGCATTCAAAATCTGTGTGTATCAAAATGATTTAGTGAAATAATACatgtatgttaatttaattaggtattactattttttaattggcaACTCTACAAAGTAACTTACAACTAAACTAGTTTTATCTGCAcggaattgatttttttatttatctgcgGAGTCAGTGTTGTCTGCTTGCAGCGTGCAGTATTTAATAAAGGAGGTATTTAtggttgataataattatataaatatgctttTTGATATTAACACAGCCATATTTTACTACGTTGTATAGTTACAAACTAAGCCTAGCatacaatgtaaatataaaatacttaactaTTTAATAGTGCGTTCGCGAACAGTTCTTTCAAAATTTGAAAGAATTGTACAATTTGAGCAGACTGTGCCAATACCCTGTAAAACATTTTCATCCTGTTGAATTTCAGTCATGGCAACCCTTTATAAAAAcagcttattaaatattaatagtattcaataacatacacattaaaaaagcacttacttaatttcaaaccatttttcatataatatcaaACTAGGAATGATTTTCAATTTTCTTATTCCACACCgcgaattaatttgaaaaaaaattcgaaattcTTGCTCTACCTTCATACAACATATCAATTAGTCTTACATTACTACGAACTTAAAACAACACAACATAGGAGCAATTTATATCACTACAAAAAAATCAGTACAGTGAGCACATTTAGAGCACAAAAAAGTGGCAGAGACAGTTGCATGTTTAGTGTTACCaggtgaaaaataaaaagaatgatcttaaagaaaaattatgtgTGCTAATTTAATAGTTTGATAATAAGCACGTTTGCCGAGGTTTTTATTCGTATACGAAGCACGTTAGCTGTAatggttattaattttaaaattaattacctaTTTAAGGAGTGACTATTTCAAGATTATAAAACAACTGGTAACTCTAAGCATGAGGCAAGTCAGCTACTTGCTTTACCACTCAACTAGTCGCAGCGATACTGGAGACTTTGGTGATAAGAGGAAGTCGAACTGTATGTCTAATTCCCCGTCAAATTCCACTCTCCAGTGTTGTATTATCTGttgatcaaataatttaattaagattaattaaagtcaaatctatttactttattttataaataacggccagctaaatacataatatggtGTTTTCTTCATTAGTCAcacaattttttatcaaaactgTAAACATGGGTCGGTACGTAAATGAAgtgttgatattttaaaaccaaaaaaaaaaatagccgaAATTACCCATGactttgaacgcgtgcatcttaacacatgatttgttttgttgcagtatgagtgaactcacaattattgctgcttggaatatatcatatacaatttagtattatatatcttattataacatatcgaattggggcacaatcctgtaattatatttatacagtgtggcattaaataaataaataaatgattgcagattcaaactcaggcaagcaccactgaatattcatgtgcttaatttgtataatatatataataatataattcatcgcgcgctcggcggtgaaggaaaacatcgtgaggacacctgcatgtgtctcttctaccaacccgcattaggatagcgtggtggaatatgttccaagccttctcctcaaagagagaggagatattggctcagcagtgggaaatttactggttgttgttgttaaaaagatcagtgatattttaataagtacaaatcatgaaaataaaatatgatatataccTTAGCCAGTATCAAATGCAACTCAAGCTCGACAAATCGCTTGCCGGGGCACATCCGACGGCCTCTACCGAACGGCGCGACAATACCGGGAGCGTGAGGCTCGCGAACATCTATCCATCTCTCGGGAAGGTACTCGCTGGCACGCCAAAAGTTCTCCTCTCGACGACATGCTGCACCCGTGTGTGCCAAAACAAATGTCTGTAATAATTAGATGAAAAAATCTTGTTACATCACTTAAACAAAGTTgatatttcttgtaaaatttataataatgaattcaCAAAATCGCTAATGGCACTAATggcaaaatacattttatttttaatttaaaattaaagtcgaAATATCTACACACTATATACTTTGTCCAACGATTCAACAGGGTTGCACAGATCACGGTTAACTTCTTCGTACACCGGGaaagtttaaaatgtaaaaaatatttaagcataaacCATAATAACCTTACCCCAGCGGGCAGTCTATGACCTCCAATTGTCATAGGTGCGTCTAGAAGCCTAGCAAGAAACGGTGCAGTAGGTAGCAGTCGAAAGGCCTCATTCACCGCCGCACGAACAGATGGTGCGGCCGCTAACTCTTCAACACGTAGATCACCACAAGCGGGCAGCTCTGATCTGATTCTTTGCTGCCAGTCTGCCCTTCCGCTTAATAAGTATAGCAAAAAGACTAAGCTATTCGCCAACTAGACAAACAAAATACTAGTTTTATAACCTTCGTACTGAGTTGTAAATCTTAAGTATTATAGTGACAGTACTCGATATATTAAGTACCAAAAGTACTCGTGCACTTGATGGTATATACTAGTATTATCTGGTTTGAATGACtattaagtatgtatattaaGCAATGGTTACCGTCTCAATGCCAGCGGTGATAAAGTCAATAACGGCTGCTTTCTTATCGCGCATGTCTAGCTCAGGGTTGGCCAATATCTTGAGGAAGATCTCTTGCATGCCATCGTCTTGCGCCGCGCCGCGTGTCCTAGACCTCGCTTCCTCCATTAGTTCCGATACTATCCTACCAACATGGAGTTGGTAATCAGATTAGATGGTACTGACATTGTAATAGTCAAACGTTATGAATAAGACTTTCCTGCTGAAAATTGTTTAAGGATGTTTCtacaagaatatttaaatagtaatgatataattagttacgataaaatattttcattactgtTTAAATTTGTATCACCTACagatacctatatattttttaaatatttatttaccagtCCGCTTCTAATAATTATTTGAGAACATATAAATAAGAAGtacgtttaaaaatagtatCCTATCACATACTTACATATGTATCGTCTCCTCGCTTTTAACGAATGTTTTGTAGAGGGATGTCGGTGCGAACTTCCATAATGGCGCGCCATAGTAGGAGTCTCGCTGTGCTCTAAAATGCGCCTTCACTGCTGCCGCGAGAGCCGCCGCTCGACCTGACATCCACCTCTCGAGAAACCCAAGTCTCGTACCCAGCATCAATCCACAAACagctgaaaattaaaataacatatttgaata
The genomic region above belongs to Vanessa cardui chromosome 21, ilVanCard2.1, whole genome shotgun sequence and contains:
- the LOC124538833 gene encoding ecdysone 20-monooxygenase isoform X2, producing MSAPPPLVDWSGVPTLVLALVALVMAATALLTRSVEGKRPSRLPGPAALPLLGTRWLFWSRYKMNKLHEAYEDMFRRYGPVFAETTPGGAMVVSIAERTALEAVLRTPAKRPYRPPTEIVQVYRRSRPDRYASTGLVNEQGEKWHHLRRHLTSELTSPHTIQGFIPELNSICDDFLNLLKNCRRPDGIVHGFDQLTNRMGLESVCGLMLGTRLGFLERWMSGRAAALAAAVKAHFRAQRDSYYGAPLWKFAPTSLYKTFVKSEETIHMIVSELMEEARSRTRGAAQDDGMQEIFLKILANPELDMRDKKAAVIDFITAGIETLANSLVFLLYLLSGRADWQQRIRSELPACGDLRVEELAAAPSVRAAVNEAFRLLPTAPFLARLLDAPMTIGGHRLPAGTFVLAHTGAACRREENFWRASEYLPERWIDVREPHAPGIVAPFGRGRRMCPGKRFVELELHLILAKIIQHWRVEFDGELDIQFDFLLSPKSPVSLRLVEW
- the LOC124538833 gene encoding ecdysone 20-monooxygenase isoform X1, encoding MSLPGVFLFSHYVESFWSAPPPLVDWSGVPTLVLALVALVMAATALLTRSVEGKRPSRLPGPAALPLLGTRWLFWSRYKMNKLHEAYEDMFRRYGPVFAETTPGGAMVVSIAERTALEAVLRTPAKRPYRPPTEIVQVYRRSRPDRYASTGLVNEQGEKWHHLRRHLTSELTSPHTIQGFIPELNSICDDFLNLLKNCRRPDGIVHGFDQLTNRMGLESVCGLMLGTRLGFLERWMSGRAAALAAAVKAHFRAQRDSYYGAPLWKFAPTSLYKTFVKSEETIHMIVSELMEEARSRTRGAAQDDGMQEIFLKILANPELDMRDKKAAVIDFITAGIETLANSLVFLLYLLSGRADWQQRIRSELPACGDLRVEELAAAPSVRAAVNEAFRLLPTAPFLARLLDAPMTIGGHRLPAGTFVLAHTGAACRREENFWRASEYLPERWIDVREPHAPGIVAPFGRGRRMCPGKRFVELELHLILAKIIQHWRVEFDGELDIQFDFLLSPKSPVSLRLVEW